GCTTGACTGTTCATGGCCGGCGCTGCTCCGGAGCTGGTGTCATCGAACAGGACGGAGTCGGCTGTGGGGGGAGCCGCACGGGCTCTCGGTTTAGCTGCTGAACGACACAGACGCAACAGAGTAAACACATGGTATCTGAACATGTTTGTCAACAATATCTAATATAAACACAGACTGAAATCCACCTTAAACTGTTAATATTGTGAATCCTATTACTTAAGACACTCCGACCATCTCTAAGCAAGGGAGAAAGACTAATTTCactacaataacaacaataaaaagtatttgtaatttgtaacaagatactttCTGATGCATTTGTGCCATTTTTAATAGGTTCAATTCTTAAAAGGCAATACATAAATGAGTTTAGATTTATTTACTGGTATATTAAGAGTGCATTACTCTTATTTATCATCTCACCAGTCATGTGACAGGTATGTTTGGCCCTGTGTCTCGCTCTAGTTAGAAAATAGGAAGTAGACACTATGGGTGGGTATTTTGCGAACATTTTGCACAACAACTAATAACTGATGGTAACACGGTGATTCACACGTTCACTCACTTGCTCGGTACCCGTGATGTGGCAGGTCCATTGTGACGCTCGCTGACGTtagcttaaaataaaaaaaaaaacaatcacacgTTAGCTAACTTACATTTCAGCTTGTTTAACGCTAAGTTAAGCTAATTCACCTGTGTCAGAAAGCTGAACTTATCACGGTGATGTTACGCTACAGCTAACACTGGTAGCATTAAATTACACTTAATATCAGTGAGCGACTGGCTTGAAACACTTTCACGCTAATACCTGCTAGCTACCTTGCTAACCTACATCTCAACTTAACCACTGTTGCTCCCAGCTGAAGCTAGCTACCTAGCTAGGCGAGCTAAGTTAATAACATCACATTTTTCCGACTAAAACACCGAGGAGCCGCACAGGTGATAACAACATACTCATAAGTAGCATTTCAAATGGCCACACGAGTTGTCTAAAGGATAATGTTTAGATTACGAAGTGAATAACGAGCATAATGAGCACTCACCTACACGGCTAACGCTGTTAGCTAGCTACGTGGCTACCAGCAGACTGCTCGGGCTGGTCCCTCCCATCAGCAGGGGTTGGTTGACTTCAGTGTGCCTGCGTGGCAGAAACAGTGAGTACACAACACACTGCACAGATGTGCACACTGCTGAGAGGCTATGCAGGCGCTGCCATGAGTGAATCTTTCATTTAATTGTGTGAATAGCATGGTGGGTTTCATTTCAACTCTGGGGTTAAAAAATATGCAATTGAGAGAGAATGAGTGGGGGTCTGAGGGGCCTCTCACTCTGCATTTTACAGAAAATGcaatcaaaaaatgtgaaatagtTATTGATTAAAGACTAATGCATGACTAGACCTTATTACAGGTTAGACCTCCGACTGATAATCAACTTCTGGGGCCGATATTGACACCAGTAAAAACTCTGATACCGACACATCAGGTGATATCGACACATTTTTcgcagtgatccctcaaatgtggttatcaaacacttatACGTTATAGAGGCAAGATGTTTTACAGTTCAACAATAAACCTCAGTGGCTAAAATGTCACCAGTGCACTGACACGGTAAACATCTCTGGGATTTTCATAATTATAATTTACCCCAAGAATGTTTacctgcattataatctctgaAAAGTTTATATGTCGGACAACGTAAAGGGAAATATCGGCCGGTAATATTGGTCAGGCACAAAACAGGTTAATGATCaattcatttatacatttaacgACATATTGGGCTTTTTACTCTCCTCTGTTCATCCCAGTGTGGTTGAAGTTACTTAATGCAGTTTAATTTGGCTCCATCTGACTTTTGCTGAACATTTGGTGCCTCACAACAGtttaactttacatttattgAGACGGCTGAAAATTCTTAAAAATATTGAcgatgcattttttaaaaatgagctgAGTAGAAGAACTTGTGTGACACAGTGAGTGAGTCGCTCCTCGGCTCTTCTGTAAAAATGCATTGTCAATGTTTTTAAGACGTATCAGACTTTGgactttcttctctttctgaaCTTCAGTGTGTCCTAAACCTTTTCTTTCTGGAGTTTtacttaacatttttaaatcagagcTTCTATTCTGACTATTATACTGATGTATTGATACTTGTAAGGACTTGTACTCTGCTTATCTCGACTATAGCAGACAGTGATTCATTCTCATTTTCTATGACCTCAGGATGTTTTACTGCTCTTACATCTAtcctttaaaaagtgaaaatgccAACCTGACGAACATTATATACAATATTTCCCACACTATTTACAGTATTACCACTGTATTTGtggaaatattacattttattaagaTAAAATCTAATCAAAGAAGTCATTAATTGCTATCATGGCTGGTAGAAATCACATACAGTGCCTCAACAGACCGTGACCTGCACAATCAGACCTGGACAGTCAGAACTGTCTCGGTGCAGGAATGTTCAAAAACTGCACAAAGACCTGAAGTGCAACGACCCGCTGAACCGTGAGGATGGCAGGCGAGGATGCTGGCCTGCTCTGTGaggcacgtgtgtgtgtgggtgagtgggtgagtgggtgggtgggtgtggaTGAGTTATGCGAGTGCATATGGAGGTTTTTAGGGTGAGTAAACAGCAATGGAATCTAAGTTTCCTTCCTCCCCAGAAAGCCCCGGGAAAATGTCAACTTTTGGAGGGAAAATGTGGAGTAAGACAGATACCAACAACTTACTCACACTCTCACATgcgaaacacacagaaacactttttttttttttaaatcaaaaactgATGCCCAATGTCTCCTGAGCAGTATTTCCTAGtcagataaaaacattaaagaaacagcTCAATGACGGTGTAAAAGTGGTCAACATGTTGTGACATGTCGCAGTTAAAGACACAGAAAGTGTGTCATCGCTGCATTCCTGACGCTGTAGTCATCTGACGCTCACCTTTGCCCTGTATTCCCTTCACCTGATACCATCAACCACATTGAATAAGAAAACATCCTGCGGTGTTTCGCTTATTATCACAGGGTGTAATATTGTTGAAATCTGAAAGATGAGACAGGTACAGGCCCTGTTAAGTGTCATGAATGAGAATGAAACCGCCGGGAGCATAAGTTATGACAAGAAGCCCACGATTCAAGATAATGTCTAGATAAAATAATCATTCATCTGCTCAATTTTCCCCTTTTTCCTCCCAAAAGCAGATCTTTTTTAGTCGACTAGAAACTGTCCTTGCAATTAACTTTATtgactcttttttaaaaaattgacaATCCTTATTCCTGAGAAGGATTAGCAGTAACGTGAGACGTTGGTCTGACAGTCAGCAGCTCGGAGAAATCAGCTCCTGCCGGGAACCGTGTCCTTGGGGGCTGCAAGGtcagcagctgctgtgtcaGACCGAAGCTCACCGTTTCTACAGCGTGCGTTTTTTGAATCTGTACCAGTTACTATATTCTGCTTGCgagttgaaaaaaatataacagtCGTTGAAACGGATGGTGAAATAATCGAGCAGCTTTGTGGCAGTTCGCCTGACTCATCTCCACAGGCATGCGTGCACATTGATGTGGTCTGAAGAGTGAGAGTGGCTGCCAGAAACCTCAGCACAATTAGGCACATGCACTCAGCGTCGACCAGACTTCATCATCTGTGTCATAACTCGTCCTGCAGTGAACATGCGAACCCTGACGCTCATTTACAGCTAAAGCATGTTTACCTCcctgttgttttaatgtggttaggctcttttaaatgtatttataggCCTGGGGTGTATTTTAAAGTCCATAATTAACATTTACATAAGCAGCTAGTGTTATATATTACATTAAGTTAAtgataaaagtttattttattataattaaactCCTCTTTGATATTTTGCAGTGTGAATTTAAAGTCAGTAATGTTGCTccaacacaacatttcacacattagTTTACTTTTAGCTGCAgttaaaatgacattaattactaaaaacaaacattaattcTCCGCTGGCATTGAAAATCAAATGGAAAAACTGTGAGTAACCAGACCTGGCATGGTTAAAACATGGAGTCAGTAACATAATCCaggtatcacaatattaaagtaatgttacTTCTGCAAGAATGCACAAGTTTGAATTTGGTTTCCCTTGAGACCAGAGTGACGTTGTGTGAGACTCTTGAAGTGTTGTCATATGTGAGATTGTGCATCATTACAGTACAAGTGTGTCATTCTTTAAATAGGTAATCCCCTTTTTACTGAATGTTTCTGTAAACATCTTTGTAATACATCATTTTTCCTGTAATGTAAACAGATTACAGTTAACTCTTCTGTTTCCTCATTATGTAATCCcattacatgtattctgttactccCCACGCCTGTAGGTAACACTAacagccatcattaataaacggtaaatttaaagttaaataaacttTAGCTAATAGATATTTCattgttaaaggagcagtatgtagttttttttgtagaaattcaaactcagaatttttatattttcaatattaaacTCAGCAATAATAATTGTTTCCatttctgaataaacaagctgctctcagaggaaaataaggtcccagaacactgtttgaggctagaaaggtggcagggtccgccacatataaacaaaataaaacagcatgaaactgtgttgtcctttaaagccAGTTCGTttactcagtttattcagtcgtgaaaacaaaaagtttgtttatttagtttgtttaggcataaaaaaaagcacaaggtctgattaacatttctacataatgcacctttaacaaacAATTACATGCTTTTCAAACCACTTATGAAGCAACTGTTTATTACAAAGGTATATACAGGTGTTTTATAAACAGTTTACGAAacatgtcattattaattaaagCTAAATTAACAATTATTTCACCATTAATCGGTGATTGTCATTGTAAAGTTATTAAACATCCGCCTTTATTCTGCAATCTGTGAAAaactatttccatttttatccATATCTGTTCAAAAGCAGAGCAAAtattaacacaacaaaactaCGTTTAACTTTCTAACCtgaacaaatgaacacacaagTGGTGTCGCGCTCGGTGACAGTCCTTCCACTGAGGTAGGAAACCGCACCAGCGTCTGAAACCACCTCTCACACCTGCATCATCTCCACCTGAGCCGGAGCGTCTTTCTGCTCCGAGGGATCCCggcgcgcgcgcgcgtgtgtgtgtgttgactctcGGGAGGAAACTCTCACCATATATGGTCAATGACGTCACCGCACGTGGTTTTACATTCGTGCAAGGGGTTCCAGGCAACAGTATTTCCCGTAAGCGCGGAGGGGCGTGGCGGACCCGCGGTGCCGCTTTAAGAGATTACACGCGCAGAACCGATCCCAGACTGCGTCCCCTGGATGCGTGACTAAGGACGCGAGGAAGTGCTCCGGGTCGATTTCGGAAGTTTTTAAGCGTTTTGAAAAAAAAGCGAGGAGACAGTCGCTTCCTCGTTCACCCCTCGAAAACACACCCGCTTGGACTCTGCCGTTTACCGCAATAAGGTGGGCTTACCCCAAGTTtgaatccacacacacacacacagacgcgcGCGAGAGAGGGACTCAATCTGAAAGTAGTATCGCGAGGAGCTGAGGACTTCACACAGCTGGGAccgggtttttttttctttttaaagacaacaaaaaaaaggatgtaTCGAAACTTTGGGAGTCAAGGACGAGGCAACCCGCCGTACACGGGCAGCGGCTCTGGGTCAAACTCTGGGTCTCTGGGCGGCACCAGCACCGCGACCACACAACAGGAGCAGGTaggctgtgctttcattcaaaCAGGTCGTCACTGACAGATGTGTGAAACAAAGATGTAACAGCAGGAAAATATCAAGCtacaataaagtaataaagttTCATCATCCTCATGGTCATTATAGGAACCTTATAACTTTGTTTGGCTTCtgtttgttaattaaataaaagacatgTGACTGGAAACAGAGTGTAGGACAAAGACAACTAGATTAAAgctaataaagaaaacaaattacagtataaataacaaaacaaatgagtgaAAGCTGCTTTAAAGTCCAGAGCAGTGCAAAGTAAACCTGGTAAACTTAATTTCTAGGTGGATATACAAGTTATTATACTGAACATGTGTCACGATAACTTAAACTAAAGATGTTTTAACACAATCGTTTAATCACTTTGCATTCAGGCCACAGAAATCATGTCTCTTCAttaattttttccccccttagAAATTTACAATGGCTGGCAGCAGTCAGTTTGTACCAAGCCTCAATGCCATCACGACCAACCAGGACCTCCAGTGGCTGGTCCAGCCCTCCCTCATGCATCCGCCGGGCCCTTCACGGTCTCCGGTACCACCCTACCCAACCCTCTCAGGGGCACGCCTGCTGGGTCCACAGCCCCCCGGCTCCCATCTTCTCAGACCAGGGGTCATAAGGGCGGCTGCAAACAGTCCTGGTCCGACAAGGCGCCGCAACGATGAACATGTAAGAAAGCAGACctgagatgaagaaaaagtgtgttttgatcTTTGACATTTTCCCTAGAGGGGTTGCAGTCAGCGAGGTGTGGACAACAGCTCGATCATTTCAGTGTAACTAGTGTGTAATATCCTGTAACACTCCATGACACACTTTAGTCATTTCCTTCAGACTTACACATCACATGAATCCCTTTAGAAATAAGCCAACGTAAGAGCATTCAGAGATGTGATGTAATGCATCATTTAAATACCTTTCCACTCTCAGGGTAACTTTAAAACAAGGGAAATTTCCCCTCTCCAGAGAAGACCATGAACTGTTTATGTTCTTCAGCAGTGTTTACTTTGAGTCAGTGTGGACTCACCTGTGACACACTGTGTGCAAAGATCTGCTTTTCTAACGTGTCAGAACAAAGATACACAGCACAGATGTTAAAGCGACCCGACCCAACCTCAGCCGAACCCGTCCACAGCTCCGGTGTAAACTCTTTGGTTTCACCAGGGGCACATGTTGGCACACATCCTCCCGTCAGTTTTGTTCTTGGAGTTGTAATTTCACGGTACAGGAAGTGAAGCGTCATGTGACTCACAGGGGCAAGTCATTTTTCTGTGACTCACACCTGAGTCACCGCTGGGGTCTGAGCGTGACTCATCGTCGCTCTGAAAGGGCGGGAAATTATTGGATCAGTGGCAATTATTCAGTAGGAGTGCTGGGTGAAGTCAGAGTGAGGGGGTTATCATTACAATGGCACGAAAGGCTCAGACGTTTCAGAATAATTCAGCCGCCATGTGTGTGATGACTCAGTGCGCACACATGGTGGTGGTGTTTCACCTGCGTCTCTCTCAGCACGTCTGCATTTCATGTTGTGAAATTAGTTTGTTGCCCAAAGCGAGAAGGTTTCACAATCCAATTTTACACCGTTAAACTGTTtcacatgttttaaatatttttccttCTCGCCAAAGCTTTCCcaagaagagatggagaggcGCAGAGTGCGGAGGGAGAGGAACAAACTGGCGGCGGCAAAGTGTCGCAATCGCCGCCGGGAGCTGACGGACACGCTGCAAAATGTGAGTGACCATCACGCAAATGTCACAGCGTTCGTGCGTAAAATGCAAGCGCCCATTCAGGAGAGAGAGTTTAacaatgtgtctgtgttttctctgtgtagGAGACCGACCAGCTGGAGGATGAAAAGTCCCGTCTGCAGAAGGAAATAGCTGAATTACAAAAGGAGAGAGACAAGCTGGAGCTGGTCCTGGAGGCCCACCGTCCCATCTGCAAAATAGAGAGCTCTGATTCTGACTCGGACCCACATCCATCAGTTTCCTCTCTGGGAGCCATCAAAATGGAGCCAGAGGACTCTGCGAGACCTGGACCCTCAACCAAACTCCCAGCAAAGACGGAGAAGCCCAAACCGAAGATAACCATCCCGAACAAGTCCGTGGCACCGTCCGTCTCCGCCGTCGTCTTTGACTCAGAGTCGCTCCACACCCCGGTGCTCACGTCCACACCCTCTCCCACGCCCTTCAGAGCCGGTATGATGTTCACCTACCCCTCCGCCCCGGTGGACGCCAGCACCTCCAGCACGTCTCACGCTACATCGCACCACGGGAGCCAACAGCAGCATCACGCCCCGCAGCCATGCGGGGTCGCTCAtcgccgcagcagcagcagcggcgacCAATCGGATCACTCCCTGCACTCCCCGACCATCCTCACCCTGTGACAGGCGACTGGTGTCATCCGGGCAAAACACTAATGTTCATTTTgtcacaatgtgtgtgtgtgtgtgtgtgacaacaaTGATCTCTGGAggaaatgaaaattgtgataaCAACCATTTCAAAATGAGCTTTTGTGCATCTGCCTCAAAGTTGATTCTGTGCTTAGAGGTGCGAGTTAGTGGCATTATCAGGATGTGAATGTTACACTCTTTATAGTTTTGATACGAATAAAAAGTCTTTATATTTCTCATTTGAGGAGCTATGAGGTCGAATGAGTATTTGCATGCAGAATTTATTATATAAAGAATTATAAGAGCTTTAGAAATAACTGATAACTACATCTATTAATATATTTCTAGTCATAATTCCTAATGTTGCATTTTATGACTTGTTACCTTGTTACGTCACGTCGTGTAACACTTTATAAACGTCCTCTTTAAGGGAAAAGTACTTATAAATAAATGGTCCTTATTTTTGTAAGAATCTCGAAAGAATCCTAATATTGTCTATGCAAATTATTGACCACTAAGGCTGGGCCGTAGGAGTTAATACAGATTATATAATCGTGTATTTATTTTCAGAGTGTAATATATTTTTTGGTAATGTTTTCTCAGACGAATGAACTGCTTTGGTGGGCAGTGCCTTACTGTTGACTTTTGTCAAAGCTACTTCACAGACAATAAAGAATAACAGTCCAGAACTGTGTGAAAACTGTGGTGGTGTGTGATATTTTTGgtgagaaacaaacaacatgagGATGTGGTCGGACTGAAATACATCTTTTAAACTACAGATTCTacgattacctcaaaattaccaagtaaagtaaagtaaagcaGCAATtttttagctcgtacaacttaaatttaatggTCTACTTGTTCATTCTGGGGTAATCAATTTCCTGACCTTTTAAAAGtcaagtcaacttttaaaatgttcgGTGTATTTTCCATTTGATGAAGCAAAATGAGAACTGAATGTTCTCTGAGTGCAGCTTCTCcaaactgctgttttttctgtacATCGTATCGttaaatgaaaatctttgtgtaaaaaaacaagcagtttgCCTCGGGGGAAGTCACACTggacatatttcatattttcagaaAGAGCTGCTATGATTAATTTATTAGTTTtcaattaatcaccaactattttgttaatttcCTCCGGCAAGACgtttatgttttcatctctgtccgttttgattgtttttttggttggtttgtcagcaggattacacaaaaactactgaacagatttccagtaaacttggatggaggacggatctcagcccagaatagaccccagcAACTCTCATTTCTTCACTCGTGTCTGGCACTAAACTGGATTATCTtcgggttgtggacaaaacgacACGTCAGATTGTCATcctgggctttgggaaacactcaTCTAGATATTTCACCATCTTTTAACCAGAcagctaatcaattaatcgagaaaatgatcaacagattaatcaacaatgaaaattatCGTCAGGCGCAGCTCTATTCATAGATGAATCTGTCACAAACTGGAGAGCTTTTGTTGACGCTCGTTAAAAGGATAAGttaacatttctgaagcttcacagtaAACCAgcgttgtagcattctcctaaacaactgaggtagatggggacttgttttaaaatgtataaagcTTGTACGGCGTACGAGTCTCCAGAAGCCCGgagatcacaaattgatttgaaaagacgttatttgcACCGTTTTGTACGCCGAAATCTTCATTTTTAGCCTCTAAGCTAACATGTCGAGTCTGTAAATAACGTattatcaaattaatttgggatctcggggcttctggagacttgggtTAAGCCAGAAAGCTTCTTTTATATCTTTAatataaaacaagtccccatctacttcacttgttcaggagaacgctgcaactctgttttgccgtgaagctccagaaatgttttgtggactacgaaacttcacctgagtagatgaatgaatgatgaatgttCATTTTTCGGTGATTTTAGCCTTTAAAAGGATTTGACGGCTGCAGTCTGTGCTGACACACTCTAATGACCGCTCAGTGTGTTCCTCAACTATGAACACTGTGTTCTCTGTTACTCAGTTTCCCAAAACTGAAGCGAATCTCATGCTAATACATACATGGCTCAGAGGGCATTGGATTGCTCTGCTAAAACGGGGttagagagagaaacagagatggAACGAGAGTCAGATTGAGCGCTGGAGAgcatcagagagagaaaaaaaccaaacatgcgtgtgtgtgtgtgtgtgtttgctgctgtcagaggaCGCCTGCACATCACTAAGTGGGTAAAAGCATTACTGTCCTCTTCAGCTCTCCAGACTGTGCAAATAGGGatccaaaaataaaactgatgaaCATCCATAAAGTCAGTCTGTATGACATGAAGGGAACATCAATCAAGCGCGGCCAGTTCGGACACGAAGGTCAGAACAACAAGTGCAGAAATCAATCCTTCACTGTGtgtcatgtaaatgtaaatgcttGTTCCTGCAAAGTCAAACGCGCAAAAGAAAGGTCAGAACAGCACACACAAAGTGTCATACCCACTGTATTTAAAGCTCTTCAATGCACTACGAGCATAGCCCACCAATAAACAGCTAACGACAAAATAAATCTTTTCTAATCCATGTGCATCATCTATGATTTAAACTGAAATCGGTTAGTAGTTAATACAGATAAATCAAGAGAAAGAAGGGTCAAAAGTCAAGATTATCCCTAATGTTACAGGGTAAATACAAAGCATgagttacagaagaagaagccGACCGTCGCCGGCTCAAACAATCTGTGATATGCTAAtcgaaacaacaacaacaacttcataataaaaatgtaacacaagTGAGTCTAAACAGCTCGGTTTGAATAGAATAGAAATCATTCAAACGTTGTAGACCTTCCAGTTTTGTTTACAAAGAGTTTccagttggattttttttttttaaaaaagtgacagCTCTGAGTGAGGTCCAAGGACATCTATATCAGCGTCTGATCCACTGGACCCCCCCCCGACCCACCCACAGTAAACCTGAAGGGCCTTCACATCAGAACTGGTTCACAGGCCTGTACAAATTGTGACAATCATCATGCACGTATGGCACTCCAATCCCGTCCTGAGGAAGAGAGTGCAtaaaatattacacattatTGGGCatctagcaaaaaaaaaaagcaaatatcaAATAgtgtcatgttttttcttcttcttcttttatcacAACTCGTCTATTTTCAGTGCTATTGGAAATTCGGTGGACTAAATATGGCTCAAAACTGGATTGAAATGAATCTTTAGATCGTGTGATTTAAGAGATCCATGGTAACGCTGTCCAGTGCAATAGAAAACAAGGCTTCTACCAGTGTAGGCTAGTCCAGTGCATGAGATAAATTTATATATGTGACCCACTTTTTTGGtcccattattttttttctttttctttttcttctcatcaACAGaccactgaaaaaaaaggagaaatttcccaaaaaacagaagttagaaaaaacactgtaaaatttAGACGCATTAATCATCTGGTGAATGTCTTCAAAGTCCTGAAAATGTCTCTTTGTCGAGTCAAACACTTAGTGGCACACAGATCTTTGCAGCATCCGGGAGGATCTATAATGCTTCTGCACCAATTTGTCTGACAAAGCCTCTGTCAATCACATCACTCCTACTCTACAGCTTCCTCTTCGGAGCTTGGAGAAgcccccccccttccctcctGCTTGACATCAACCTGTCCATCAGTCATCAGGTGAGCACACCAGGTGAAGCTGGTCCGGGCTCCCCACGCTGCCCGTGCTCGAGCTCCCGTCCCCCAGGTCCCGGGCCACCATGCAGGGCAGGTTGAGCTC
This window of the Pagrus major chromosome 18, Pma_NU_1.0 genome carries:
- the fosl1a gene encoding fos-related antigen 1a — encoded protein: MYRNFGSQGRGNPPYTGSGSGSNSGSLGGTSTATTQQEQKFTMAGSSQFVPSLNAITTNQDLQWLVQPSLMHPPGPSRSPVPPYPTLSGARLLGPQPPGSHLLRPGVIRAAANSPGPTRRRNDEHLSQEEMERRRVRRERNKLAAAKCRNRRRELTDTLQNETDQLEDEKSRLQKEIAELQKERDKLELVLEAHRPICKIESSDSDSDPHPSVSSLGAIKMEPEDSARPGPSTKLPAKTEKPKPKITIPNKSVAPSVSAVVFDSESLHTPVLTSTPSPTPFRAGMMFTYPSAPVDASTSSTSHATSHHGSQQQHHAPQPCGVAHRRSSSSGDQSDHSLHSPTILTL